A part of Leifsonia xyli subsp. xyli str. CTCB07 genomic DNA contains:
- a CDS encoding HIT family protein, which translates to MARLSLDDYAGPAGEGDETPHPEPVRVDDPSHLAGVPDEFQRLWTPHRMVYIQHGQQPGQDDCPFCVAPSLNDEDALIVARGVYAYALLNLFPYNSGHLLVCPYRHIATYDEATAEEVAEIGSLTQTAMRVIRQVSRNDGFNIGMNQGAVAGAGIAAHLHQHIVPRWVQDANFLPIIAKTKALPQLLSDVRAALADVWSTDDWPTDDA; encoded by the coding sequence ATGGCCCGCCTGAGTCTGGACGACTACGCCGGCCCCGCCGGCGAGGGTGACGAGACCCCGCACCCGGAACCGGTGCGCGTGGACGACCCATCGCACCTCGCCGGGGTTCCGGACGAGTTCCAGCGGCTGTGGACCCCGCACCGGATGGTCTACATCCAGCACGGTCAGCAGCCGGGCCAAGACGACTGCCCGTTCTGCGTCGCGCCCAGCCTGAACGACGAGGACGCCCTGATCGTCGCCCGCGGCGTGTACGCCTACGCGCTGCTCAACTTGTTCCCGTACAACAGCGGTCACCTGCTGGTCTGCCCGTACCGGCACATCGCGACCTACGACGAAGCGACGGCCGAGGAGGTCGCGGAGATCGGGAGCCTTACCCAGACGGCCATGCGCGTCATCCGTCAGGTCTCGCGCAACGACGGCTTCAACATCGGCATGAATCAGGGCGCGGTGGCCGGTGCCGGAATCGCGGCGCACCTGCACCAGCACATCGTTCCGCGCTGGGTGCAGGATGCGAACTTCCTGCCCATCATCGCCAAGACGAAGGCGCTGCCGCAGCTCCTCAGCGACGTACGCGCCGCGCTCGCGGACGTCTGGTCCACGGACGACTGGCCCACGGACGACGCCTGA
- the pdxT gene encoding pyridoxal 5'-phosphate synthase glutaminase subunit PdxT, whose translation MAGSPRVGVLALQGDVREHLTVLWALGADAVRVRRPDELETVAGLVIPGGESSVMDKLARTVGLAGPLRNAIAGGLPVYGTCAGLIMLADTIVDGIAGQRSLGGLDVAVRRNAFGSQAESFETDLSFPTLGAEPMHAVFIRAPIVESVGPRATVLARVPDGRVVAVEQDNLLGTAFHPELSGDKRFHEYFLVKVHGRV comes from the coding sequence GTGGCTGGTAGCCCCCGGGTCGGCGTCCTCGCTCTGCAGGGCGATGTCCGCGAGCACCTCACGGTGCTGTGGGCACTCGGCGCCGACGCGGTGCGGGTCCGGCGACCGGATGAGCTGGAGACGGTGGCCGGGCTGGTCATCCCCGGGGGTGAGTCCAGCGTTATGGACAAGCTCGCCCGCACTGTCGGCCTGGCCGGGCCGCTGCGGAACGCGATCGCCGGTGGCCTGCCGGTCTACGGTACCTGCGCCGGGCTCATCATGCTCGCCGACACCATTGTCGACGGCATTGCGGGCCAGCGGAGCCTCGGCGGCCTGGATGTGGCGGTTCGCCGCAACGCGTTCGGCTCGCAGGCGGAGTCCTTCGAGACCGACCTGAGCTTCCCCACGCTCGGAGCCGAGCCGATGCACGCCGTGTTCATCCGTGCCCCCATCGTGGAGAGCGTCGGTCCGCGGGCGACCGTGCTGGCGCGCGTGCCGGACGGGCGTGTCGTCGCGGTCGAGCAGGACAACCTGCTCGGCACCGCCTTCCACCCGGAGCTCAGTGGGGATAAGCGGTTCCATGAGTACTTTCTGGTCAAAGTACACGGGCGAGTGTGA
- a CDS encoding MalY/PatB family protein: MAFHPARPLEQLFATRSSIKWRRYPADVLPMFVAEMDFDVEQAILDRVVEALRNSDTGYLDSAGLLAPAFADFAWNSWCWEVDPEWVRLATDVTVGVVETLRLALPETGGRVLITPPVYPPFFEMIEEANAIAVTVPLREDADWTLDLGAIEAAFAAGVDAFLLCNPHNPTGRCHSQAALETVARLVAGYGVLVVSDEVHAPLAHPSARFAPFAPVARAAGARAVTVTSASKAWNLAGLKCAVVVAAETATATLLTQLPEEVAARTSILGLHANVAALSCLGWRDALMERVVANVGLLESELAVYAPSVRAVRPDAGYLAWLDFRSTGLGDDPARRLIEEGRVALNSGIAFGEQGHGFARINLACEPTTLWRPCGGCASWGKRSACAAQSKRPASTTAPPITEPCPASHLEVEWMTMSAPSSIGRHR, translated from the coding sequence ATGGCTTTCCATCCCGCCCGCCCGCTGGAGCAGCTCTTCGCGACGCGATCGAGCATCAAGTGGCGCCGCTACCCCGCGGACGTCCTGCCGATGTTCGTGGCGGAGATGGACTTCGATGTCGAGCAGGCCATCCTGGATCGGGTGGTGGAGGCGTTGCGGAACTCGGACACGGGCTACCTCGATTCGGCCGGGCTGCTCGCGCCGGCATTCGCCGACTTCGCATGGAACTCCTGGTGCTGGGAGGTGGACCCGGAATGGGTGCGTCTGGCCACAGACGTGACGGTCGGCGTCGTCGAGACGCTGCGGCTCGCGCTGCCGGAGACCGGCGGCCGGGTCCTCATCACACCCCCGGTGTACCCTCCGTTCTTCGAGATGATCGAGGAGGCGAACGCGATCGCGGTCACCGTCCCGCTGCGCGAGGACGCCGACTGGACCCTGGACCTAGGCGCGATCGAGGCGGCGTTCGCTGCCGGGGTGGATGCTTTCCTCCTCTGCAACCCGCACAACCCGACCGGCCGATGTCACAGCCAGGCGGCTTTGGAGACGGTCGCCCGCCTCGTCGCAGGCTACGGCGTCCTGGTGGTGAGCGATGAGGTACACGCGCCGCTGGCCCACCCCAGCGCCCGCTTCGCCCCGTTCGCGCCCGTCGCCCGCGCCGCAGGCGCCCGGGCGGTCACCGTGACCTCCGCGAGCAAGGCGTGGAACCTGGCCGGACTCAAGTGCGCGGTCGTCGTCGCCGCGGAGACGGCGACCGCCACGTTGCTGACGCAGCTGCCGGAGGAGGTCGCGGCGCGCACCAGCATCCTGGGCCTGCACGCCAATGTCGCCGCGCTCTCGTGTCTGGGCTGGCGCGATGCGCTCATGGAACGGGTGGTCGCGAACGTGGGGCTCCTGGAGTCCGAGCTGGCCGTGTACGCACCGTCGGTCCGCGCAGTGCGGCCCGACGCCGGCTATCTGGCGTGGCTCGACTTCCGCTCGACCGGGCTCGGGGACGACCCGGCGAGGAGGCTGATCGAGGAGGGGCGGGTCGCGCTCAATTCGGGGATCGCGTTCGGCGAACAAGGGCACGGCTTCGCGCGGATCAACCTCGCGTGCGAGCCCACGACGTTGTGGAGGCCGTGCGGCGGTTGCGCGAGCTGGGGGAAACGGTCGGCGTGCGCCGCCCAGTCGAAGCGGCCGGCGTCCACCACCGCTCCCCCGATCACCGAGCCGTGCCCGGCGAGCCATTTGGAGGTCGAGTGGATGACGATGTCCGCGCCGTCCTCGATCGGACGCCACAGGTAG
- the thrS gene encoding threonine--tRNA ligase, protein MADGFEFFTDRSVVAMRVNGELKDLATIVTTTDVVEPVTIYSPDGLAILRHSTAHVLAQAVQTVNPEAKLGIGPPIADGFYYDFDVAEPFTPEDLKALDKEMSRIQRAGQRFVRRVVTDEEARAELAGEPYKLELIGLKGSDAESAEVGGEESVEVGSGELTIYDNVDPKTGETIWKDLCRGPHLPNTRMIGNGWALTRVAAAYWRGSEKNPQLQRIYGTAWPSKDELRAYQTRMEEAAKRDHRKLGVELDLFSFPDEIGSGLAVFHPKGGIIRKEIEDYMRDRLIANGYEMVNTPHITKGHLFETSQHLNWYREGMFPPMHLDEERDAEGNVTRQGQDYYLKPMNCPMHNLIFRSRGRSYRELPLRLSEFGTVYRYEKSGTLSGLTRVRGLTQDDAHIYVTEEQIRDEFARQLQFVLETLRGYGLTDFYLELSTKDPEKYVGSDESWETATETLREVAVESGLELVDDPGGAAFYGPKISVQARDAIGRTWQLSTVQLDFNQPELFELEYNAADGTRKQPAMIHRALLGSIERFFAILLEHHAGAFPVWLAPTQVVGIPVADAYGPFLDDVIAQLRARGVRAEVDHSDDRMQKKIRTHTKAKVPFQLIVGEEDASAGTVSFRFRDGTQLNGVAVDEAIERIVASIQTHELVDTAWPA, encoded by the coding sequence GTGGCCGACGGCTTCGAGTTCTTCACCGACCGTTCCGTTGTTGCGATGCGCGTCAACGGTGAGCTGAAGGATCTCGCGACCATCGTCACGACGACCGACGTCGTCGAACCGGTCACCATCTACTCTCCCGACGGTCTCGCCATCCTGCGCCACTCCACCGCGCACGTGCTCGCCCAGGCGGTGCAGACGGTCAATCCCGAGGCGAAGCTCGGCATCGGCCCGCCCATCGCGGACGGCTTCTACTACGACTTCGATGTCGCCGAGCCCTTCACTCCGGAGGACCTGAAGGCGCTCGACAAGGAGATGTCGCGCATCCAGCGTGCGGGCCAGCGGTTCGTCCGCCGGGTGGTCACCGACGAGGAGGCGCGGGCGGAGCTGGCCGGCGAGCCCTACAAGCTGGAGCTGATCGGCCTCAAGGGGTCGGACGCCGAGTCCGCTGAGGTCGGCGGCGAGGAGTCCGTCGAGGTCGGTTCCGGCGAGCTGACCATCTACGACAATGTCGACCCCAAGACCGGCGAGACGATCTGGAAAGACCTCTGCCGCGGTCCGCATCTGCCGAACACCCGCATGATCGGCAACGGCTGGGCGCTCACCCGCGTGGCGGCGGCCTACTGGCGCGGGTCGGAGAAGAACCCGCAGCTGCAGCGCATCTACGGCACCGCCTGGCCGAGCAAGGACGAACTGCGCGCGTACCAGACCCGCATGGAGGAGGCCGCCAAACGCGACCACCGCAAGCTCGGTGTGGAGCTGGACCTGTTCAGCTTCCCAGACGAGATCGGCTCCGGGCTGGCGGTGTTCCACCCCAAGGGCGGCATCATCCGCAAGGAGATCGAGGACTACATGCGCGATCGGCTGATCGCGAACGGCTACGAGATGGTGAACACGCCGCACATCACCAAGGGGCACCTCTTCGAGACCAGCCAGCACCTCAACTGGTACCGGGAGGGCATGTTCCCGCCCATGCACCTCGACGAGGAGCGCGACGCCGAGGGCAACGTCACCCGTCAGGGTCAGGACTACTACCTGAAGCCGATGAACTGCCCGATGCACAACCTCATCTTCCGTTCGCGCGGCCGCAGCTATCGTGAGCTGCCGCTGCGGCTCAGCGAGTTCGGCACCGTGTACCGCTACGAGAAGTCGGGCACGCTCTCCGGGCTCACGCGCGTGCGCGGTCTGACCCAGGACGACGCGCACATCTACGTGACCGAGGAGCAGATCCGCGACGAGTTCGCCCGTCAGCTCCAGTTCGTGCTGGAGACCCTGCGCGGCTACGGTCTGACCGACTTCTACCTGGAACTCTCCACCAAAGACCCGGAGAAGTACGTCGGCAGCGACGAGAGCTGGGAGACCGCCACCGAGACGCTGCGCGAGGTCGCTGTCGAGTCCGGGCTGGAGCTTGTGGACGACCCGGGCGGCGCGGCGTTCTACGGACCGAAGATCTCGGTGCAGGCGCGTGACGCGATCGGCCGCACCTGGCAGCTGTCCACCGTCCAGCTCGACTTCAACCAGCCGGAGCTGTTCGAGCTGGAGTACAACGCGGCCGACGGCACCCGCAAGCAGCCCGCGATGATCCACCGGGCACTGCTCGGCTCGATCGAGCGGTTCTTCGCGATCCTGCTGGAGCACCACGCGGGCGCGTTCCCGGTGTGGCTGGCGCCGACGCAGGTCGTCGGCATACCGGTCGCCGACGCCTACGGTCCGTTCCTGGACGACGTGATCGCGCAGCTCCGCGCCCGCGGCGTGCGCGCGGAGGTCGACCACTCCGACGACCGGATGCAGAAGAAGATCCGCACCCACACCAAGGCCAAAGTGCCCTTCCAGCTGATCGTCGGCGAGGAGGACGCCAGCGCCGGGACCGTGAGCTTCCGCTTCCGCGACGGCACCCAGCTGAACGGCGTGGCGGTGGACGAGGCCATCGAGCGGATCGTGGCGAGCATCCAGACCCACGAGCTGGTTGACACGGCATGGCCCGCCTGA
- a CDS encoding exo-beta-N-acetylmuramidase NamZ domain-containing protein — protein sequence MLFRAMMATPASGKQSGLVCGGVQLHLTAPDTFDGLRTGLHLVQALAERPGVGWREETDLLPSGGGPAETVPWIDRLTGTASVRRSLAAGLPPEAIAAGWSDGLAAFRERAEPHRLYAPHPESSAGGPPRSGGEGIPVRVDTSLST from the coding sequence GTGCTCTTCCGGGCGATGATGGCGACCCCGGCGTCGGGCAAGCAGTCCGGGCTGGTGTGCGGAGGCGTTCAGCTGCACCTCACCGCACCGGACACCTTCGACGGGCTCCGGACCGGACTCCACCTGGTTCAGGCGCTCGCCGAGCGGCCGGGCGTCGGCTGGCGCGAGGAGACCGACCTGTTGCCGTCCGGCGGCGGGCCGGCGGAGACGGTCCCCTGGATCGACCGGCTCACGGGCACGGCGAGTGTGCGCCGGTCGCTGGCGGCGGGGCTCCCGCCTGAGGCGATCGCCGCGGGCTGGAGTGACGGGCTCGCCGCGTTCCGCGAGCGGGCCGAGCCGCACCGGCTGTATGCCCCGCATCCCGAGTCCTCCGCAGGCGGGCCTCCGCGCTCGGGCGGCGAGGGCATTCCGGTTAGAGTTGACACATCCCTTTCGACATGA
- a CDS encoding DUF1343 domain-containing protein produces MLGGAPTGADISSHRDARTGLTVWSLYGETQRPTPRMLSDVDALLFDIQDVGVRFYTYIWTLYLAMEAAGEAGVEVIVLDRPNPLGDRMDGPVLEPALASFVGLREIPLRHGLTVGELATLFAGEFLPRPPALHVVRMSGYDPARHLDGYGLPWVPPSPNLPTRETAWAYPGTGLIEALDASEGRGTTVPFRWAGHSALDELAAVALADELKRAGSRACSSGR; encoded by the coding sequence ATCCTCGGCGGCGCTCCGACGGGCGCGGACATCTCGAGCCACCGCGACGCGCGCACCGGCCTCACGGTGTGGTCGCTCTACGGCGAGACCCAGCGCCCCACTCCGCGGATGCTGAGCGACGTGGATGCGCTGCTGTTCGACATCCAGGATGTCGGCGTGCGCTTCTACACCTACATCTGGACGCTGTACCTCGCGATGGAGGCGGCGGGGGAGGCCGGGGTCGAGGTGATCGTGCTCGATCGGCCCAACCCGCTCGGCGACCGCATGGACGGACCGGTGCTCGAACCCGCTCTGGCCTCGTTCGTCGGGCTGCGGGAGATCCCGCTGCGGCACGGCCTCACGGTGGGGGAGCTGGCGACGCTGTTCGCGGGGGAGTTCCTCCCGCGTCCACCCGCTCTGCACGTCGTGCGGATGTCCGGCTACGACCCGGCGCGCCACCTCGACGGCTACGGCCTGCCGTGGGTTCCGCCGTCGCCGAACCTCCCCACTCGGGAGACCGCCTGGGCGTACCCCGGAACCGGCCTGATCGAAGCGCTCGACGCCTCCGAAGGGCGCGGCACCACCGTGCCGTTCCGGTGGGCGGGCCACTCCGCTCTCGACGAGCTCGCTGCGGTCGCGCTGGCGGACGAACTGAAGCGCGCCGGCTCCCGGGCGTGCTCTTCCGGGCGATGA
- a CDS encoding ammonium transporter produces MAATSQQVDALLLLVFGALTLLAVPSLGFLSGGLGGRQGVARAVLFGLTGTAVVVLLGVAGGFGMVTGRALVPHLLGHPDPWLVAAAKQGVYGLARAGSALALCAVATSLLGVAVASRITLRAWLLFAVLWSALVLAPVGYGALALSDGWAVAGLGAINFGGALLVLAAGASAAGVLLACGRGEHIAPGARHLRLVAIGGALLLAGWFGLTAASEGAVDSYTALIVVNSFLAAAGGCLMWLLVDRVFLRRPTIASAFCGALSGLVAVTAGSGVLTLGWSLLLGALAALACATMVDLAARARLGVAMTVIVIATVASLVGLLFPGLFASGAGMVDSGNFDLFMAQAVAGLSVLIGVFLVSAGLALVLRLTIGLTRVRSGVKRPERDREPPAPHCDG; encoded by the coding sequence ATGGCAGCGACCAGTCAGCAGGTGGACGCGCTGCTTCTCCTCGTCTTCGGGGCCCTGACGCTGCTGGCCGTCCCCAGTCTCGGCTTCCTCAGCGGAGGTCTCGGCGGTCGCCAGGGCGTCGCACGCGCCGTTCTATTCGGTCTCACCGGGACCGCGGTCGTCGTTCTCCTCGGTGTCGCGGGCGGTTTCGGGATGGTCACCGGTCGGGCCCTCGTGCCGCACCTGCTCGGCCATCCCGACCCGTGGCTCGTCGCCGCCGCGAAGCAGGGCGTCTACGGTCTCGCGCGGGCCGGGTCGGCTCTCGCGCTCTGCGCGGTCGCGACCTCCCTGCTGGGAGTGGCGGTGGCCTCCCGGATCACGCTGCGCGCGTGGCTGCTGTTCGCGGTGCTGTGGTCGGCGCTCGTTCTCGCTCCGGTCGGCTACGGGGCGCTGGCGCTGAGCGACGGCTGGGCGGTCGCGGGCCTGGGAGCGATCAACTTCGGCGGCGCGCTGCTGGTGCTCGCGGCGGGCGCTTCCGCCGCGGGGGTCCTCCTGGCGTGCGGCCGGGGCGAGCATATCGCACCCGGAGCGCGCCACCTCCGGCTCGTCGCGATCGGCGGCGCTCTCCTCCTCGCCGGCTGGTTCGGGCTCACCGCCGCTTCGGAGGGCGCGGTCGACTCCTACACCGCGCTCATCGTCGTCAACTCGTTCCTCGCGGCGGCGGGCGGCTGCCTCATGTGGCTGCTGGTCGACCGGGTCTTCCTGCGCCGCCCGACGATCGCCAGCGCGTTCTGCGGCGCTCTCTCCGGTCTGGTGGCCGTTACCGCGGGCTCGGGCGTCCTCACCCTCGGCTGGTCGTTGCTGCTCGGCGCTCTCGCGGCTCTCGCCTGCGCCACGATGGTCGATCTGGCCGCGCGCGCCCGGCTCGGGGTCGCCATGACGGTCATTGTCATCGCGACGGTCGCCAGCCTGGTCGGCCTGCTCTTCCCCGGGCTCTTCGCCAGCGGCGCAGGGATGGTGGACAGCGGCAACTTCGACCTGTTCATGGCCCAGGCGGTCGCCGGCCTCTCGGTGCTCATCGGCGTTTTCCTCGTCTCGGCCGGACTCGCGCTGGTGCTGCGGCTCACGATCGGGCTCACCCGGGTCCGCTCCGGCGTCAAACGCCCGGAACGCGATCGCGAGCCTCCGGCCCCGCACTGCGACGGCTGA
- a CDS encoding aminotransferase class I/II-fold pyridoxal phosphate-dependent enzyme, translating to MDTHSITGTTASEIAASVRELHERGELWHGGTLPPVRELATQLGINRNTAVAAYRLLAQAGVVVGRGRAGTVIAERETVAQEGYAAGSALRDIGTGNPDPRRIPGLSYALARAVERPVLYGEPVIDPELEGQALAWVRDALPGRELRITVTNGAADAVERLLAQALLRDDAVALEDPCFLASIHTVRLGGYRAVPVPVDAEGMTVEGLRAALDAGVRAIICTPRAQNPTGATLSPGRAAALRELLATHPYVLVIEDDHFSLLAQRPAETIIGPDHRRFALVRSVSKFLGPDMCLALAATDPETAERLAFRLNPGTIWVSHVLQRLVLAQLTNDAVLRQVADAGRHYAKRNASFAARLTERGLPTAAADGLNLWVELPVEARVAAERLMRRGWLARTGDEFLLAEQPPPSRHLRLTVHDLSDQETAHLLDDLVSASAGTSGAARGERIEG from the coding sequence ATGGACACGCACAGCATCACAGGAACGACCGCGTCGGAGATCGCCGCCAGCGTGCGCGAGCTGCACGAACGCGGGGAGCTGTGGCACGGCGGCACACTGCCTCCGGTGCGGGAGCTGGCCACGCAGCTCGGAATCAACCGCAACACGGCCGTCGCGGCGTACCGGTTGCTGGCGCAGGCGGGAGTCGTCGTCGGGCGTGGACGCGCCGGAACCGTCATCGCGGAGCGGGAGACAGTGGCACAGGAGGGCTACGCCGCGGGGAGCGCGCTCCGCGACATCGGGACGGGCAACCCGGACCCGCGCCGCATCCCCGGCCTGTCGTACGCGCTGGCACGAGCGGTCGAGCGGCCGGTGCTCTACGGTGAACCCGTGATCGACCCCGAACTGGAGGGACAAGCGCTCGCCTGGGTGCGGGACGCCTTGCCCGGCCGCGAGCTGCGGATCACGGTCACCAATGGGGCCGCCGACGCGGTGGAGCGCCTGCTCGCCCAAGCGCTGCTGCGCGACGACGCGGTCGCACTGGAGGACCCCTGCTTTCTCGCGAGCATCCACACGGTCCGTCTGGGCGGCTATCGGGCCGTGCCGGTGCCGGTGGATGCCGAGGGAATGACGGTCGAGGGCCTCCGCGCCGCGCTCGATGCGGGCGTGCGAGCCATCATCTGCACGCCGCGCGCCCAGAACCCGACCGGGGCGACGCTCTCGCCCGGCCGCGCCGCCGCGCTGCGGGAGCTGCTGGCCACGCATCCCTACGTCCTGGTGATCGAGGACGACCACTTCTCCCTGCTCGCTCAGCGTCCCGCCGAGACGATCATCGGGCCAGACCATCGCCGGTTCGCCCTGGTGCGCTCGGTGTCGAAGTTCCTCGGGCCGGACATGTGCCTCGCACTGGCCGCGACGGACCCGGAGACGGCGGAACGCCTGGCGTTCCGGCTGAATCCCGGCACGATCTGGGTCAGCCACGTGCTCCAGCGGCTGGTGCTGGCGCAGCTCACCAACGACGCGGTGCTGCGGCAGGTCGCAGACGCCGGGCGGCACTACGCGAAGCGCAACGCCTCGTTCGCCGCGCGGCTCACCGAACGGGGGCTGCCCACCGCCGCAGCGGACGGCCTCAATCTCTGGGTAGAGCTGCCGGTGGAGGCGCGGGTCGCGGCCGAGCGGCTGATGCGACGCGGCTGGCTCGCCCGCACCGGCGATGAATTCCTCCTCGCCGAACAGCCGCCGCCGTCTCGCCATCTGCGGCTGACGGTGCATGACCTCAGCGACCAGGAGACGGCGCACCTCCTCGACGATCTCGTCTCGGCGTCCGCCGGAACATCAGGGGCTGCGCGGGGTGAGAGGATCGAGGGATGA
- the pdxS gene encoding pyridoxal 5'-phosphate synthase lyase subunit PdxS, giving the protein MTDSEHSTTGSSRVKRGLAEMLKGGVIMDVVTPEQARIAEDAGAVAVMALERVPADIRAQGGVARMSDPDLIEAIIAEVRIPVMAKARIGHFVEAQVLQALDVDYIDESEVLSPADYVNHIDKWDFTVPFVCGATNLGEALRRIIEGAAMIRSKGEAGTGDVSEATKHIRKITAEIKALTAMSRDELYVAAKELQAPYELVAEIAETGTLPVVLFTAGGVATPADAAMMMQLGADGVFVGSGIFKSGNPERRAAAIVRATTFSDDPSVVAEVSRGLGEAMVGINVADLAAPHRLAERGW; this is encoded by the coding sequence ATGACGGACAGCGAACACAGCACCACCGGATCGAGCCGTGTCAAGCGGGGTCTGGCCGAGATGTTGAAGGGTGGCGTCATCATGGACGTCGTCACGCCCGAACAGGCCCGCATCGCCGAAGACGCCGGTGCCGTCGCCGTCATGGCGCTGGAGCGCGTCCCCGCCGACATCCGCGCGCAGGGCGGCGTGGCCCGGATGAGCGACCCCGACCTCATCGAGGCCATCATCGCGGAGGTCCGCATTCCGGTCATGGCGAAAGCGCGCATCGGCCACTTCGTCGAGGCGCAGGTGCTCCAGGCGCTCGACGTGGACTACATCGACGAGTCCGAAGTGCTCTCACCCGCCGACTACGTGAACCACATCGACAAGTGGGACTTCACCGTGCCGTTCGTGTGCGGAGCGACCAACCTCGGCGAAGCCCTCCGCCGCATCATCGAAGGCGCGGCCATGATCCGCTCGAAAGGCGAGGCCGGAACGGGCGATGTCTCGGAGGCGACCAAGCACATCCGGAAGATCACCGCAGAGATTAAGGCGCTCACCGCGATGAGCCGCGACGAGCTGTACGTGGCCGCGAAGGAGTTGCAGGCGCCCTATGAGCTGGTCGCCGAGATCGCCGAGACGGGCACGCTCCCGGTCGTGCTCTTCACCGCGGGCGGCGTGGCCACCCCCGCGGACGCGGCCATGATGATGCAGCTCGGAGCAGACGGCGTCTTCGTCGGCTCGGGCATCTTCAAATCGGGCAACCCCGAACGACGCGCCGCCGCGATTGTGCGGGCGACCACCTTCTCCGACGACCCCAGCGTGGTCGCCGAGGTCTCCCGCGGGCTCGGGGAGGCGATGGTCGGCATCAACGTCGCCGACCTCGCCGCACCGCACCGGCTCGCCGAGCGTGGCTGGTAG
- the pdxY gene encoding pyridoxal kinase PdxY: protein MKILSIQSAVAYGHVGNSAAVFPLQRIGVEVLPVYTVNFSNHTGYGAWRGPLIAPDEVREVITGIEERRVLGSIDAVLSGYQGSEGIGDVIVDAVARVKAADPHAVYACDPVMGNAASGCFVAPAIPDLLRDRVVPVADLITPNQFELGYLTGSTPDTLESTLASVEAARAMGPSTVLVTSVERPDRPEGTIEMLAVDDTGAWIVQTPRLPMKANGSGDVTAALFTAHYVRTGEAETALRKTVSSVYDLLASTLESGERELRLVESQEFYANPREQFAVSRVG from the coding sequence ATGAAGATCCTCTCGATCCAATCGGCGGTGGCGTACGGCCACGTCGGCAACTCGGCCGCCGTGTTCCCGCTGCAACGCATCGGCGTCGAAGTGCTTCCGGTGTATACCGTGAACTTCTCCAACCACACGGGCTACGGCGCCTGGCGCGGCCCGCTGATCGCGCCGGACGAGGTGCGCGAGGTGATCACCGGCATCGAGGAGCGCAGGGTTCTCGGGTCGATCGACGCGGTGCTGTCCGGCTATCAGGGCAGCGAGGGGATCGGGGACGTGATCGTCGACGCGGTCGCGCGGGTGAAGGCGGCGGACCCGCACGCGGTGTACGCGTGCGACCCGGTGATGGGCAACGCCGCGTCGGGATGCTTCGTCGCTCCGGCCATCCCGGACCTGCTGCGCGACCGCGTCGTGCCGGTGGCCGACCTCATCACGCCGAACCAGTTCGAGCTCGGCTACCTGACCGGCAGCACGCCGGACACGCTGGAGTCGACGCTGGCTTCGGTGGAGGCGGCGCGGGCGATGGGTCCGAGCACGGTGCTCGTCACCAGCGTCGAGCGGCCGGACCGGCCCGAGGGCACGATCGAGATGCTCGCCGTGGACGACACGGGCGCCTGGATCGTCCAGACCCCGCGGCTGCCGATGAAGGCCAACGGGTCCGGCGACGTCACCGCCGCGCTGTTCACCGCGCACTATGTGCGCACCGGGGAGGCCGAGACCGCCCTCCGCAAGACGGTGTCGAGCGTGTACGATCTCCTCGCCAGCACGCTCGAATCGGGTGAGCGGGAGCTGCGGCTGGTGGAGTCGCAGGAGTTCTACGCGAACCCGCGCGAGCAGTTCGCGGTCAGCCGGGTGGGCTGA
- a CDS encoding NUDIX domain-containing protein has translation MPRSDYVESIRMRIGNDLLQLPGVTAVIRDADRFLLVRHANSGLWSLIGGAVEPGEEPLDAVIREMWEETGAHIDVHGIVGAYGGPSMMVQYPNGDRVAYVTTAYECRLLDAAEPDLDELLELGWFTRSQIVELPRREWIDRVISDCA, from the coding sequence ATGCCACGGTCTGACTACGTCGAGTCGATCCGGATGCGGATCGGGAACGATCTGCTCCAGTTACCGGGGGTCACGGCAGTGATCCGCGACGCTGACCGCTTCCTGCTGGTTCGTCACGCGAACTCCGGTCTCTGGAGCTTGATCGGTGGGGCCGTGGAACCGGGGGAAGAACCGCTGGACGCCGTCATCCGGGAGATGTGGGAAGAGACCGGTGCTCACATAGATGTCCACGGAATCGTGGGCGCATACGGCGGTCCATCGATGATGGTTCAGTATCCCAATGGCGATCGGGTGGCCTATGTCACCACGGCGTATGAGTGTCGTCTCCTCGACGCCGCAGAGCCGGACCTGGACGAACTGCTGGAACTCGGATGGTTCACACGCTCTCAGATCGTCGAGTTGCCGAGACGAGAGTGGATCGACCGGGTCATCTCTGACTGTGCGTAG